In one window of Rhinopithecus roxellana isolate Shanxi Qingling chromosome 15, ASM756505v1, whole genome shotgun sequence DNA:
- the LOC104672408 gene encoding LOW QUALITY PROTEIN: heterogeneous nuclear ribonucleoprotein A1 (The sequence of the model RefSeq protein was modified relative to this genomic sequence to represent the inferred CDS: deleted 2 bases in 1 codon; substituted 1 base at 1 genomic stop codon): MSKSESPKEPEQLRKLFIGGLSFETTDESLRSHFEQWGTLTDCVVMRDPNTKRSRGFGFVTYATVEEVDAAMNASPHKVDGRVVEPKRAVSREDSQRPGAHLTVKKIFVGGTKEDTEEHHLRDDFEQYGKIEVIEIMTDQGSGKKRGFAFVTFDDHDSVGKIVIQKYHTVNGHNYEVRKALSKQEMASASSSQRGXSGSGNFGGGRGGGFGGNDNFGRGGNFRGRGGFGGSCGGGGYGGSGDGYNGFGNDGSNFGGGGSYNDFGNYNNQSSNFGPMKGGNFGGRSSGPYGGGGQYFAKPRNQGGYGSSSSSSSYQWQKILIRKQSLAGEESQRSDREATGYNRFVNSAKHSGGRA, encoded by the exons ATGTCTAAGTCAGAGTCTCCTAAAGAGCCCGAACAGCTGAGGAAGCTCTTCATTGGAGGGTTGAGCTTTGAAACAACTGATGAGAGCCTGAGGAGCCATTTTGAGCAATGGGGAACACTCACGGACTGTGTGGTAATGAGAGATCCAAACACCAAGCGTTCCaggggctttgggtttgtcacatatgccACTGTGGAGGAGGTGGATGCAGCTATGAATGCAAGCCCACACAAGGTGGACGGAAGAGTTGTGGAACCAAAGAGAGCTGTCTCAAGAGAAGATTCTCAAAGACCAGGTGCCCACTTAactgtgaaaaagatatttgttggtGGCACtaaagaagacactgaagaacatcaccTAAGAGATGATTTTGAACAGTATGGGAAAATTGAAGTGATTGAAATCATGACTGACCAAGGCAGTGGCAAGAAAAGGGGCTTTGCCTTTGTAACCTTTGACGACCATGACTCCGTGGGTAAGATTGTCATTCAGAAATACCATACTGTGAATGGCCACAACTATGAAGTTAGGAAAGCCCTGTCAAAGCAAGAGATGGCGAGTGCTTCATCCAGCCAAAGAGGCTGAAGTGGTTCTGGAAACTTTGGTGGTGGTCGTGGAGGTGGTTTCGGTGGGAATGACAACTTCGGTCGTGGAGGAAACTTCCGTGGTCGTGGTGGCTTTGGTGgcagctgtggtggtggtggatatggtggcagtggggatggctataatggatttggtaatgatggaagcaattttggaggtGGTGGAAGCTACAATGATTTTGGCAATTACAACAATCAGTCTTCAAATTTTGGACCCATGAAGGGAGGAAATTTTGGAGGCAGAAGCTCTGGCCCCTATGGCGGTGGAGGCCAATACTTTGCAAAACCACGAAACCAAGGTGGCTATGGCAgttccagcagcagcagtagctat cagtggcagaagattttaattaggaaacaaagcttagcaggagaggagagccagagaagtgacagggaagctacaggttacaacagatttgtgaactcagccaagcacagtggtggcagggcctag